Sequence from the Agrococcus sp. SL85 genome:
CCGTCGGTGCCCGCCCACGCGAGGACGCGCGCGGCCGGCAGCACGGGCCCGCGGTGCCAGGCGGGGCGCTCGCCGTCGTGCACGAGCAGCGCGTCCTTCGGCACGGCCCGCACGAGCTCGTCGCCGAGGGCACGGGGGCTCAGCGGCATGACGTCGAGCCCGAGCCGCGAGCCCGCGAGGAGCGCGATGGGCATCGCGGGGCCGTCGCACGCGATCACGAGCGGCCGCGGCCTGCGGCCCAGCCCGTCGAGGTAGAGCACCGCGGCGACGCCCTCGGCCGCGCGCCAGAGCTGGCAGTAGGTGGCGCTCCAGCCGTCGACGACGAGGCCCGGGCGCTCCCCGTGCACGCGCGCCGCGTGCCGGGCGAGCGCCGTGATCGTGAACCCGTGCTCGCGCACGCTCGTGAAGATCGACCGCAGGTGGGTCGGCCCCATGCCGCGCAGTGCCATCGGTCGAGCTCCCCTCGGTCGGCGATCGTCACCAGCATGCCAGGCGCCGCGCACCCGGGCGGGCCCGCGACGCGCCGCCCCGGCGGTAGGATCGTGCTCACCATGGCTGCCTTCGGATCGCTCTCCTCCCGCCTCACCGAGACCCTCGCCAAGCTGCGCACCAAGGGCAAGCTGAGCGCCTCGGACGTCGACGGCACGGTCCGCGAGATCCGTCGCGCGCTGCTCGACGCCGACGTCGCGCTCGAGGTCGTCAAGTCGTTCACGGCGGCCATCCGCGAGCGGGCGCTCGGCGCCGAGGTGTCGGAGGCGCTGAACCCGGCCCAGCAGGTCGTGCAGATCGTCAACGAGGAGCTCGTCGGCATCCTCGGCGGCGAGACCCGTCGCCTCGAGCTCGCGAAGCAGCCGCCGACCGTCATCATGCTCGCGGGCCTCCAGGGCGCGGGCAAGACGACCCTCGCGGGCAAGCTCGCGAAGCACCTCGCGGGCCAGGGCCACACGCCGCTGCTCGTCGCGAGCGACCTCCAGCGTCCCAACGCCGTCACGCAGCTGCAGGTCGTCGGCGGCCAGGCGGGCGTGCCCGTCTTCGCGCCCGAGCCCGGCAACGGCGTCGGCGACCCGGTCCGCGTCGCGCGCGACGGCGTCGCGGAGGCGAAGCGCAGGCAGCACGACATCGTCATCGTCGACACGGCGGGACGCCTGGGCGTCGACGCCGACATGATGCGGCAGGCGGCCGACATCAGGAAGGCCGTCCAGCCCGACGAGGTGCTCTTCGTCATCGACGCGATGATCGGCCAGGACGCCGTCGCGACGGCGCGGGCCTTCCAGGAGGGCGTCGACTTCACGGGCGTCGTGCTCACGAAGCTCGACGGCGACGCGCGCGGCGGTGCCGCGCTCTCGATCCGCGGCGTCACGGGCAAGCCCATCCTCTTCGCCTCCACGGGCGAGGGCCTCGACGACTTCGAGGCCTTCCACCCCGACCGCATGGCGAGCCGCATCCTCGACCTCGGCGACATCCTCACCCTCATCGAGCAGGCGCAGAAGGCCTTCGACGAGGAGGAGGCCATGCGCCTCGCCGAGGCGATGGCGACCGACCAGTTCACGCTCGAGGACTTCCTCAAGCAGATGCAGCAGCTGCGGAAGGCCGGC
This genomic interval carries:
- the ffh gene encoding signal recognition particle protein, which codes for MAAFGSLSSRLTETLAKLRTKGKLSASDVDGTVREIRRALLDADVALEVVKSFTAAIRERALGAEVSEALNPAQQVVQIVNEELVGILGGETRRLELAKQPPTVIMLAGLQGAGKTTLAGKLAKHLAGQGHTPLLVASDLQRPNAVTQLQVVGGQAGVPVFAPEPGNGVGDPVRVARDGVAEAKRRQHDIVIVDTAGRLGVDADMMRQAADIRKAVQPDEVLFVIDAMIGQDAVATARAFQEGVDFTGVVLTKLDGDARGGAALSIRGVTGKPILFASTGEGLDDFEAFHPDRMASRILDLGDILTLIEQAQKAFDEEEAMRLAEAMATDQFTLEDFLKQMQQLRKAGNFKQMLGMLPGAKGMREAIDSFDERELVRTEAIIQSMTPQERRQSKILNGSRRLRIARGAGVTVTDVNQLMARFEQAAKMMKTVAKGGVPQMPGMGPMPGMRPKKQQKPQAKQQRRSGNPAKRSAEPAPAPQQGSVFGQPQQPGGAFGDLSGDDQAALQRMLGNR